One genomic window of Cercospora beticola chromosome 5, complete sequence includes the following:
- a CDS encoding uncharacterized protein (CAZy:GT2_Chitin_synth): MSYNPLGGYGQSGHPRDDDRSPSPHPNNPFMDRHHSPDPRYGQQGYQLDDRPYHEPLDIPVGPGPASFAANPYAAAASSDRLAAQPTYEVTNMPNTYGHGQAYDDDHQRGYTPNPFQQSAQQGRGEYNLSPQHEHTDYIHDPNAYDAPQHPYYQDESDDRPMLHPDTSYGPDPHQMGPQDSSHEDLESGYNDPPPVKAPIRRWKTVKEVQLYNGNLVLDCPIPPRLLNQVQHAQPPERDEFTHMRYSAATCDPSEFLSKRFTLRQRLFAKPRHTELFIVITMYNEEDELLARTLIGVIKNIEYMNSRTSSKMWGKEAWKKIVVCIVSDGRAKINPRTRSVLAGMGIYQDGIAKQQVNGEDVTAHIYEYTTQMTLEIKKGVVQVKKGNTPVQVLFCLKEKNQKKINSHRWFFQAFGEVLQPNICVLLDAGTRPGKSSIYDLWKAFDREPMCAGACGEIKAMLEHGKNLINPLVAAQNFEYKMSNILDKPLESAFGFITVLPGAFSAYRYVALQNDKTGQGPLEKYFAGEKMHGANAGIFTANMYLAEDRILCWELVSKRNCSWILQYVKSATGETDVPTEMADFILQRRRWLNGSFFAAVYALSHFYQIWRSRHSFMRKFFFIIEFIYQAFNMLFAWFAIGNFFLVFRILVSSLSDKSLLGTAGLVLSVVFEWMYLAILVTCFVLALGNRPQGNNRYYMAQVYFWAILMAYLLFASVFITVKSIQAQIALNNGFSLDMLFTNKLFFTLIISMASTWVLYLVASFLFFDPWHMFTSFIQYLLLTPTYLNILNVYAFCNTHDITWGTKGDDKPEKLPAANLKPGGKVDVAIPTDDADLNTQYEEELRAFAVRYEPPKKIITAEQKHEDYYKGFRSAVVLAWMFCNLALAAIVLNAGGMDRITVSEERDAETVEDERSTIYMAVVLYSVAGLAAVRFIGACWFLVTRMFRGV; encoded by the exons CGCTAG GCGGCTACGGCCAGTCTGGACACCCCAGAGACGACGACCGCAGTCCGAGTCCGCATCCCAACAACCCCTTCATGGATCGTCATCACTCTCCAGACCCGCGCTATGGCCAGCAAGGCTACCAACTCGATGACCGCCCATACCATGAACCGCTCGATATTCCAGTGGGCCCCGGTCCAGCTTCATTCGCTGCGAATCCATACGCTGCTGCGGCCTCCAGCGACCGACTAGCCGCCCAGCCGACATACGAAGTAACGAATATGCCAAACACGTACGGGCATGGCCAAGCGTACGATGACGATCATCAACGAGGGTACACTCCCAATCCATTTCAGCAGTCTGCGCagcaaggaagaggagagtACAATTTGAGCCCGCAGCACGAGCACACGGACTACATTCACGATCCAAACGCATACGATGCGCCACAACATCCTTATTATCAAGACGAGTCGGATGATAGGCCAATGCTGCACCCAGACACTTCATACGGACCAGATCCGCACCAGATGGGCCCGCAAGATTCTTCTCATGAAGATCTGGAGTCCGGTTACAACGATCCTCCGCCAGTCAAGGCACCTATCAGGCGATGGAAGACCGTGAAGGAAGTGCAGCTGTACAACGGCAATTTGGTACTCGATTGTCCCATACCTCCCAGGTTGCTGAATCAGGTGCAGCACGCGCAGCCGCCAGAAAGAGATGAATTCACACATATGCGATACAGTGCGGCAACTTGCGACCCTAGCGAGTTTCTCTCCAAGCGCTTCACATTGAGACAGCGTCTGTTCGCAAAGCCACGTCACACTGAACTGTTCATTGTGATCACCATGTAcaacgaggaggacgagttgTTAGCGCGAACACTCATTGGCGTGATCAAGAACATCGAGTACATGAACTCCCGAACGTCCTCGAAGATGTGGGGAAAGGAGGCTTGGAAGAAGATTGTGGTCTGCATTGTGTCTGATGGACGTGCGAAGATCAATCCGAGAACACGATCTGTCCTCGCTGGTATGGGTATCTACCAAGATGGCATTGCGAAACAGCAAGTGAACGGCGAGGATGTGACTGCACATATTTACGAGTACACGACACAAATGACACTGGAAATCAAGAAGGGCGTCGTCCAAGTCAAGAAAGGCAATACCCCGGTGCAAGTGCTGTTCTgtttgaaggagaagaatcagaagaagatcaaTTCACACAGATGGTTCTTCCAAGCATTCGGAGAGGTGCTGCAGCCCAACATTTGTGTTCTGCTCGATGCTGGAACTCGACCCGGGAAAAGCAGTATTTACGATCTCTGGAAAGCATTCGATCGCGAGCCCATGTGCGCAGGCGCCTGTGGTGAGATCAAAGCTATGTTGGAGCACGGCAAGAACCTCATCAATCCTCTGGTTGCAGCACAGAACTTTGAGTACAAGATGAGCAACATTCTGGATAAGCCGCTGGAGAGTGCGTTTGGCTTCATTACCGTCCTTCCCGGTGCTTTCTCGGCCTATCGTTACGTGGCGTTGCAAAACGACAAGACTGGTCAAGGCCCTCTGGAAAAGTACTTTGCTGGTGAGAAGATGCATGGTGCGAACGCTGGCATCTTTACCGCGAACATGTACCTGGCAGAAGATCGAATCTTGTGTTGGGAACTGGTTAGCAAGAGGAATTGCTCCTGGATCCTGCAGTATGTGAAGTCGGCCACGGGTGAGACAGACGTCCCTACGGAAATGGCCGACTTCATTCTccaacgacgaagatggctgAACGGATCTTTCTTTGCAGCTGTCTACGCGCTCTCTCACTTCTACCAAATCTGGCGCAGTCGACACTCATTCATGCGGaaattcttcttcatcattgaGTTCATTTATCAGGCTTTCAACATGCTCTTTGCATGGTTCGCAATC GGCAActtcttcttggtcttcagGATTCTGGTATCGTCACTTTCCGACAAGTCGCTCCTCGGCACTGCTGGTCTCGTTCTTTCTGTCGTCTTCGAATGGATGTATCTCGCGATTCTGGTCACTTGTTTCGTGCTGGCTCTGGGAAATCGGCCTCAAGGAAACAACAGGTACTACATGGCTCAAGTGTACTTCTGGGCAATCTTGATGGCGTACCTGCTCTTCGCTTCAGTGTTCATCACGGTGAAGTCGATCCAGGCGCAGATTGCTCTGAACAATGGCTTCAGCTTGGACATGCTCTTCACTaacaagctcttcttcacgcTCATCATCTCGATGGCGTCGACATGGGTGCTCTATCTGGTGGCGTCCTTCCTGTTCTTCGACCCTTGGCATATGTTCACGTCTTTCATTCAGTACCTCCTCCTGACGCCAACCTACCTCAACATCCTCAACGTCTACGCTTTCTGCAACACTCACGACATTACGTGGGGAACGAAAGGTGACGACAAGCCGGAGAAGCTGCCAGCCGCGAACCTCAAGCCAGGCGGCAAGGTGGATGTGGCAATACCGACAGACGATGCCGATCTTAATACTCAATACGAAGAAGAGTTGCGCGCGTTTGCAGTCAGGTATGAGCCACCGAAGAAAATCATCACAGCTGAGCAAAAGCATGAAGACTACTACAAAGGCTTCCGATCTGCAGTCGTGCTCGCTTGGATGTTCTGCAACCTGGCTCTTGCAGCTATCGTGCTCAACGCAGGAGGCATGGATCGCATCACAGTCAGCGAAGAGAGAGATGCGGAAACAGTGGAGGACGAGCGTTCCACAATCTACATGGCAGTTGTCTTGTATTCTGTGGCAGGTCTTGCTGCCGTTCGCTTTATTGGTGCGTGTTGGTTCTTGGTCACCCGCATGTTCCGCGGTGTATGA
- a CDS encoding uncharacterized protein (BUSCO:EOG09261TEQ) yields the protein MASADELKAEGNKLFAAKDFTGAAEKFSAAIAADPSNHVLYSNLSGAYASLKDWEKALEAAKKTTEIKPDWSKGWGRKGTAEHGVGDLMGAVQSYEEALKLDPNNAQAKSGLESVKRAIDAEARADGVDPSGGLGNMFNDPQLFQKLAANPKTAPLLADGAFMAKLQNMQKNPQGMQQEMFSDPRFLQVMSVLLGIDMSFNPTDNADRDAAKFQQGGAEEDVEMPDLKPAPKKEEPKKEPEPEPEPEDEEAKEKKAKKAEADKEKATGTEAYKKRQFDEAIAHYTKAWETYQDITYLTNLGAAQFEKGDYDAAIEACKKAVEHGREVYADWKIIAKAFGRIGSSYEKKGDLANAIEFYNKSLTEHRTPDILTKLRAAEKAKKQADINAYIDPQKAEEAREVGNQKFKESDWPAAVEAYSEMIKRAPEDPRGYSNRAACLIKLLTFPSAVTDCDEAIKRDPKFIRAYLRKAQALFAMKEYNKCIDVCAEALEHDTEGKNTREIEQQSQKALEAQFAAREGETEQQAQERIQRDPDIMAILQDPVMQSILQQAKGDPAALQNHMQNPAIRMKVQKLVAAGVIRLGR from the coding sequence ATGGCATCAGCAGACGAGCTGAAGGCCGAGGGCAACAAGCTCTTTGCTGCGAAGGACTTCACTGGCGCAGCTGAGAAGTTCTCTGCCGCCATTGCCGCCGACCCATCGAACCACGTTCTTTACTCGAATCTGTCAGGCGCCTATGCATCGTTAAAAGACTGGGAGAAGGCACTCGAAGCGGCCAAGAAGACGACTGAGATCAAGCCTGACTGGTCGAAAGGATGGGGCCGGAAAGGAACAGCAGAGCACGGAGTAGGTGACTTGATGGGCGCCGTGCAGTCGTACGAGGAAGCTCTCAAGCTAGACCCCAACAATGCTCAAGCAAAATCTGGGCTGGAGTCAGTGAAGAGGGCGATCGATGCAGAGGCACGAGCAGATGGTGTCGACCCAAGCGGAGGGTTGGGCAACATGTTCAACGACCCCCAGCTCTTCCAGAAGCTGGCGGCCAATCCCAAGACGGCGCCATTGCTTGCAGATGGTGCCTTCATGGCCAAGCTTCAGAACATGCAGAAGAACCCACAAGGCATGCAACAAGAGATGTTCTCCGACCCACGCTTCCTCCAAGTCATGAGCGTATTGCTCGGCATCGATATGTCCTTCAACCCCACCGATAACGCCGATCGCGATGCTGCCAAGTTCCAGCAGGGCGGCGCGGAGGAGGATGTGGAAATGCCAGACCTCAAGCCAGCGCCAAAGAAGGAAGAGCCGAAGAAAGAACCTGAGCCTGAGCCAGAacctgaggacgaggaggcgaaagagaagaaggcaaagaaggCTGAGGCTGATAAGGAGAAAGCTACTGGTACAGAGGCATACAAAAAGAGGCAGTTCGATGAAGCCATCGCTCACTACACAAAAGCTTGGGAAACCTACCAAGACATCACATACTTGACCAACCTGGGTGCCGCACAGTTTGAGAAGGGCGACTATGACGCCGCGATCGAGGCATGCAAGAAGGCTGTGGAGCACGGCCGAGAAGTTTATGCGGACTGGAAGATCATCGCCAAGGCATTCGGACGTATTGGTTCATCATATGAGAAGAAGGGCGACCTTGCGAACGCGATCGAGTTCTACAACAAATCGCTCACTGAGCACCGCACTCCTGACATTCTGACCAAGCTCCGTGCAGCGGAAAAGGCCAAGAAGCAGGCAGATATCAACGCATACATCGATCCACAAAAGGCCGAAGAGGCACGCGAAGTTGGAAACCAGAAATTTAAGGAAAGCGACTGGCCAGCTGCTGTGGAAGCCTACTCCGAAATGATCAAGCGCGCACCCGAGGATCCCCGCGGCTACTCAAACCGTGCAGCATGTCTCATCAAGCTCCTCACATTCCCATCCGCTGTGACCGACTGCGACGAAGCGATCAAGCGTGACCCGAAGTTCATTCGAGCATATCTTCGCAAGGCGCAGGCTCTCTTCGCGATGAAGGAATACAACAAGTGTATCGACGTCTGTGCAGAGGCTCTCGAGCACGATACCGAGGGCAAGAACACCCGCGAGATCGAACAGCAGAGTCAGAAGGCACTCGAGGCACAATTCGCGGCACGCGAGGGCGAGACGGAGCAGCAGGCACAGGAGCGTATCCAGCGTGATCCAGACATCATGGCGATTCTGCAAGATCCCGTCATGCAGAGCATTCTGCAACAAGCCAAGGGCGACCCAGCTGCCCTGCAGAACCACATGCAGAATCCGGCCATCAGGATGAAGGTGCAAAAGCTGGTCGCTGCTGGTGTGATCAGGTTGGGCCGGTAG